In one Neobacillus sp. CF12 genomic region, the following are encoded:
- a CDS encoding VOC family protein yields the protein MLHHIEIYVSNLSKTNEFWEWFLKELGYVQFQKWDHGISWKHGETYLVFVQAEERYLDVPYHRCRVGLNHLAFHARSKEHVDEITEVLIEKGIPILYQNKHPYAGGKNYYAVFFEDPDRIKVELVAPSMN from the coding sequence ATGCTTCACCATATTGAAATTTATGTTTCTAATCTTAGTAAGACAAACGAATTCTGGGAGTGGTTTCTAAAGGAATTGGGTTATGTTCAATTTCAAAAGTGGGATCATGGTATTAGCTGGAAACATGGAGAAACCTATCTTGTATTTGTGCAGGCTGAAGAAAGATACTTGGATGTTCCATACCATCGCTGCAGAGTAGGGCTTAACCATCTCGCGTTTCATGCAAGGTCTAAGGAGCATGTTGATGAAATAACGGAGGTATTAATAGAGAAGGGAATACCAATCCTATATCAAAACAAGCATCCGTATGCAGGTGGAAAAAACTATTACGCTGTTTTCTTTGAGGATCCAGATCGAATTAAAGTAGAACTAGTTGCACCGAGCATGAACTAA
- a CDS encoding globin encodes MEYKFKTLYSEIGGQDTIDKLVAAFYPRVYADPELRPLFEGDMEEIMRKQRMFLPQFLGGPALYSQEFGPPAMQHRHLPFEVTPRRAQCWLSCMKESFQEIGLYDTPAGLAFYDRLTQVAGIMVNSPDRE; translated from the coding sequence TTGGAATATAAATTTAAAACACTTTATAGTGAAATTGGCGGTCAGGATACCATTGATAAGCTTGTTGCGGCTTTTTATCCAAGAGTTTATGCAGATCCTGAGTTACGGCCGTTGTTTGAAGGGGATATGGAGGAAATTATGAGGAAACAAAGAATGTTCCTTCCACAGTTCTTGGGTGGTCCAGCACTTTATAGCCAGGAATTCGGACCGCCGGCAATGCAGCATCGTCATCTTCCCTTTGAGGTTACACCAAGAAGAGCACAGTGCTGGCTTAGCTGTATGAAAGAAAGCTTTCAAGAAATTGGTCTTTATGATACACCAGCGGGACTTGCGTTTTATGACCGGTTAACACAAGTCGCTGGGATTATGGTAAATAGTCCGGATAGAGAATAA
- a CDS encoding 6-phospho-beta-glucosidase, giving the protein MVENYKFPEGFLWGGATAANQLEGAYLEGGKGMNLADVMPGGKVRLKVIAEPGFDFKINNDKYVYPNHEGIDFFHRYKEDIALFAEMGFKTYRMSIAWSRIFPKGNELEANEEGLAFYDRVFDELKKYNIEPVVTISHYEIPLYLITEYGGWRSREVIGFFERYATTLFKRYKNKVKYWLTFNEINGATHMPILGLGFSPESEETKLQDSFQGLHHQFVASAIAVKAGHEIIPGSQIGCMLIYAPTYSFDSNPENVMHALQEERLFNNYCGDVQVRGAYPAFANRFFKENGINLDIKEGDLEIIKEGTVDFISFSYYMSRTEKKNKTPEEVGQGNLIGGVKNPFLSASEWGWEIDPVGLRISLNQLYDRYQKPLFVVENGLGAYDKVEEDGSINDDYRIDYLRSHIEAMGEAIEDGVELMGYTSWGCIDLVSASTGEMSKRYGFIYVDKHDDGSGTLERKKKKSFFWYKDVIATNGEQL; this is encoded by the coding sequence ATGGTTGAAAATTATAAGTTTCCAGAAGGATTTTTATGGGGCGGTGCTACTGCTGCTAATCAATTAGAAGGTGCATATCTAGAAGGTGGAAAAGGTATGAACTTGGCAGATGTAATGCCTGGAGGAAAAGTAAGATTAAAAGTAATAGCAGAACCTGGTTTTGATTTTAAAATCAATAATGATAAATATGTTTATCCCAACCATGAAGGCATTGATTTCTTTCATCGGTACAAAGAAGATATCGCTCTTTTTGCTGAAATGGGGTTCAAAACGTATCGCATGAGTATTGCCTGGAGCCGAATTTTCCCTAAAGGTAACGAGTTAGAAGCGAATGAAGAAGGTCTAGCTTTCTACGACCGTGTATTCGATGAACTAAAAAAATATAATATTGAACCAGTTGTAACTATTTCTCACTATGAGATTCCGCTTTATTTAATTACAGAATATGGCGGCTGGCGCAGCCGTGAAGTAATCGGATTTTTTGAGCGTTATGCAACAACATTATTCAAACGCTATAAAAACAAAGTAAAATACTGGTTAACATTTAACGAAATCAATGGGGCCACACATATGCCAATATTGGGACTTGGTTTTTCTCCTGAAAGCGAAGAAACAAAATTACAGGATAGTTTCCAAGGACTTCATCATCAATTTGTAGCAAGTGCAATTGCTGTAAAAGCAGGACATGAGATTATTCCAGGAAGTCAAATTGGTTGTATGCTTATTTATGCGCCGACTTATTCTTTTGATTCCAATCCTGAAAATGTAATGCACGCTCTACAAGAGGAACGTCTATTTAATAACTATTGTGGTGATGTACAAGTCAGAGGAGCTTATCCAGCCTTTGCAAATCGCTTCTTCAAAGAAAATGGCATTAACCTTGATATTAAAGAGGGCGACTTAGAAATCATTAAAGAAGGTACTGTTGATTTCATTTCCTTCAGTTACTATATGTCACGCACAGAGAAAAAGAATAAAACTCCAGAAGAAGTCGGACAAGGTAATTTGATTGGCGGTGTAAAGAACCCATTCTTAAGCGCGAGCGAATGGGGATGGGAAATTGACCCTGTTGGTTTAAGAATTTCTCTAAACCAATTGTATGACCGCTATCAAAAACCACTTTTCGTCGTAGAAAATGGACTAGGTGCTTATGATAAGGTTGAAGAGGATGGCTCAATCAACGATGATTATCGTATTGATTATCTAAGAAGCCATATCGAAGCAATGGGTGAAGCGATTGAAGATGGTGTTGAACTTATGGGTTACACATCTTGGGGATGTATCGACCTTGTTTCAGCTTCAACTGGTGAAATGTCAAAACGTTATGGTTTTATCTATGTAGATAAGCATGACGATGGCAGTGGAACGTTAGAACGAAAAAAGAAAAAATCATTTTTCTGGTACAAAGATGTTATTGCGACAAATGGAGAACAACTATAA
- a CDS encoding extracellular solute-binding protein — MAFKKYSLVAGLLSASLLLGACSSDSTSGDKKSSGSKDDKVVVDIFQGKVEIADQLKALTDEYTKQNPKVTFNIETVGGGADGAAALKAKFASNQAPDIFTNGGDQEALVWKDKFEDLSDQTWIKDAFEGTLDGMTIDGKVYGMPFNMEGYGFAYNKKLFEKAGIKEIPTTFSALEEAAKKLKDAGITPFSIGYAEWWVLANHGMNVPFAYQEDPDAFIKGLNEGTSKIEGNKEFDSFFKLLDLTMKYGNKNPLTTDYNTQVTLFATGEAAMIQQGNWIQPMLDKLDPNLEVGFIPLALSDDPAQSDKLMIDVPSNWVIYNKAPEADKEAAKDFLNWMVTSEEGKTALTKEFKYIPAFKNIEANPEDIGALGADLLKYSQEGKAYQWQFMKYPDGAGQEFGATLQAYVGGQKSKEEAMKALDATWAKLKK; from the coding sequence ATGGCATTTAAAAAGTATTCATTGGTCGCAGGTTTACTATCCGCTTCACTTCTTTTAGGAGCTTGTTCTAGCGACAGTACATCTGGGGATAAAAAAAGCAGCGGTAGTAAGGACGATAAAGTTGTAGTGGATATCTTCCAAGGAAAAGTTGAAATTGCTGACCAATTGAAAGCGTTAACAGATGAATATACGAAACAAAACCCAAAAGTTACATTTAACATTGAAACAGTAGGCGGCGGTGCCGATGGCGCTGCAGCTCTTAAAGCAAAATTCGCCTCTAACCAAGCACCTGATATTTTTACAAATGGCGGTGACCAGGAAGCTTTAGTGTGGAAAGATAAATTTGAAGATTTATCAGACCAGACTTGGATCAAGGATGCCTTTGAAGGTACTTTAGATGGAATGACGATCGATGGAAAAGTATACGGAATGCCTTTTAATATGGAAGGGTACGGATTTGCCTACAACAAAAAATTATTTGAAAAAGCTGGGATTAAAGAGATCCCAACAACATTCTCTGCGCTAGAAGAAGCAGCGAAAAAGCTTAAAGATGCCGGCATTACTCCATTCTCAATCGGTTACGCTGAATGGTGGGTATTAGCCAACCACGGGATGAATGTTCCGTTTGCTTACCAAGAAGATCCAGATGCTTTCATTAAAGGTTTAAATGAAGGTACATCAAAAATTGAAGGAAATAAAGAATTCGATAGTTTCTTCAAACTATTAGATTTAACAATGAAGTATGGTAACAAAAATCCATTAACAACAGACTATAACACGCAAGTAACACTATTTGCTACAGGTGAAGCAGCAATGATTCAGCAAGGTAACTGGATTCAGCCAATGCTTGATAAATTAGATCCAAACTTGGAAGTTGGCTTCATTCCATTAGCACTTAGCGATGATCCTGCCCAATCAGATAAGTTAATGATTGACGTACCAAGCAACTGGGTTATCTACAACAAAGCACCTGAAGCAGACAAAGAAGCTGCCAAAGACTTTTTAAATTGGATGGTTACATCTGAAGAAGGTAAAACAGCACTGACGAAGGAATTTAAATATATTCCTGCCTTTAAAAACATTGAAGCAAATCCTGAAGATATTGGAGCACTAGGTGCGGACCTTCTTAAATATTCTCAAGAAGGAAAAGCCTACCAGTGGCAATTCATGAAATATCCTGATGGTGCAGGTCAAGAGTTTGGTGCAACCCTGCAAGCATATGTAGGCGGCCAAAAATCAAAAGAAGAAGCCATGAAAGCACTAGATGCAACATGGGCTAAATTGAAGAAATAA
- a CDS encoding SDR family oxidoreductase: protein MYKLNEYVALITGVSHENGIGAAICNKLASEGADIFFTHWRSDANWIKQFEDSIKEYGVRCGNLEVDLADPSAPFHLLDVVTAELSIPAILVNNAAHSSSDGYMDLDAKTLDDHYAVNMRATFLLSVEFARRFRQSQHAMGRIINLTSGQALGPMPGELAYAATKGAISAFTLSLSAELAPLGITVNAVNPGPTDTGWMNEEIKQAILPKFPLGRIGIPGDAARLVAFLASEEAEWITGQILNSEGGFLRS, encoded by the coding sequence ATTTATAAACTAAATGAATATGTTGCCTTAATCACTGGTGTAAGTCATGAAAATGGAATTGGAGCCGCTATCTGCAATAAATTAGCTTCTGAAGGGGCGGATATTTTCTTTACCCATTGGCGTTCTGATGCGAATTGGATTAAACAGTTTGAAGACAGCATCAAAGAATATGGTGTTCGTTGTGGAAATTTAGAAGTTGATTTGGCTGATCCAAGCGCACCGTTTCATTTACTAGATGTTGTTACTGCTGAATTAAGTATACCTGCCATTCTAGTTAATAATGCAGCTCATTCCTCAAGTGATGGGTATATGGATTTGGACGCAAAAACACTAGATGATCATTATGCCGTAAATATGAGAGCTACTTTCCTATTATCTGTAGAATTTGCTCGTCGGTTTAGACAATCCCAACATGCGATGGGCAGGATTATTAACCTTACATCCGGTCAAGCACTTGGCCCAATGCCTGGTGAATTAGCTTATGCGGCAACCAAGGGGGCAATTTCTGCCTTTACCCTTTCCTTATCTGCAGAACTTGCTCCTCTTGGTATTACAGTTAATGCAGTAAACCCAGGACCTACGGATACCGGATGGATGAACGAAGAAATCAAACAGGCGATATTGCCAAAGTTCCCATTAGGGCGTATTGGAATTCCTGGAGATGCAGCACGCCTCGTTGCATTCCTTGCCAGTGAAGAAGCAGAGTGGATTACAGGACAGATATTGAATTCAGAAGGTGGATTTTTAAGAAGCTAG
- a CDS encoding carbohydrate ABC transporter permease → MGNRYTWRTSIVEILAILLGLLFLVPFYYVFSNSLKPFAEILTNTSALPKVLMFDNYVNAFEKLQFLTVFKNSLIITIGSNIVLVIFCSMAAYMLVRTKKKISNIIFMTFVAAMIIPFQSLMIPLIKTAGNLGLLNSIWGLVFMYLGFGSGMTIFLYHGFIKGIPLELEEAAIIDGCSRFGVFWRIVFPLLKPITVTIVILNSLWIWNDFLLPSLVLQDPELRTIPLATFFFFGQYTKQWDLALAALVIGIIPLLIFFFTMQKHIIQGITSGSIK, encoded by the coding sequence ATGGGCAACAGGTATACATGGAGAACATCGATTGTTGAAATCCTTGCGATCCTGCTAGGTCTTCTCTTTTTAGTTCCTTTCTATTATGTGTTTTCAAACTCCTTGAAACCATTTGCTGAAATTTTAACCAACACCTCGGCCCTGCCAAAAGTGTTGATGTTTGATAACTATGTAAATGCATTCGAAAAATTACAGTTCTTAACTGTATTTAAAAACTCGTTAATCATTACTATTGGCAGCAATATCGTTCTCGTTATCTTTTGTTCGATGGCTGCGTACATGTTAGTTCGTACCAAAAAGAAAATCAGCAATATCATTTTCATGACATTCGTTGCCGCAATGATCATTCCGTTCCAATCACTCATGATTCCTCTTATTAAAACAGCGGGTAACTTGGGACTATTAAATAGCATCTGGGGACTTGTCTTCATGTACCTTGGCTTTGGATCGGGAATGACCATCTTCTTATATCACGGTTTTATCAAAGGGATTCCATTAGAGCTTGAAGAAGCAGCAATTATCGATGGCTGTTCACGGTTTGGGGTTTTCTGGAGAATTGTTTTTCCACTATTAAAACCAATTACTGTCACCATCGTTATCTTAAACAGCTTATGGATTTGGAATGACTTCTTATTACCATCATTGGTTCTTCAAGATCCAGAGTTACGGACGATTCCATTGGCAACTTTCTTCTTCTTTGGGCAGTATACAAAGCAATGGGATTTAGCACTTGCAGCATTAGTAATTGGTATCATTCCATTATTAATTTTCTTCTTTACCATGCAAAAACATATTATCCAAGGAATTACCAGCGGTTCTATTAAGTAG